A single genomic interval of Mustelus asterias chromosome 13, sMusAst1.hap1.1, whole genome shotgun sequence harbors:
- the LOC144503140 gene encoding dual specificity protein phosphatase 18-like, whose translation MDLSPHSTWKNISSLHSVRPTPKLSGLAPITHSLYLSNAVAAHNQSLLQASGVTCVISVTPGVISPMFPDMEYISIPVADSPSAQLSEYFDVVADKIHLVEKLRGRTLLHCVAGVSRSATLCLAYLMKYHQMSLLEAHAWLRACRPIIRPNNGFWKQLIEYEDGLFGKTSIKMVMSPLGVVPDIYEKETRGMIPC comes from the coding sequence ATGGATTTGAGTCCCCACTCAACATGGAAAAACATTTCATCACTTCACTCTGTGCGGCCGACACCAAAACTCTCAGGCCTGGCTCCGATCACACACAGTTTGTATTTAAGCAACGCCGTTGCTGCACACAACCAGAGTCTCTTGCAGGCCAGTGGAGTCACATGTGTAATCAGTGTGACCCCAGGGGTGATCAGTCCTATGTTTCCCGACATGGAGTATATTAGCATTCCTGTTGCAGACTCTCCCAGTGCGCAGTTAAGTGAGTACTTTGACGTGGTGGCGGACAAAATCCACCTCGTTGAAAAATTGCGTGGACGAACACTGCTGCACTGTGTTGCAGGAGTCAGCAGATCCGCCACTTTGTGCCTTGCTTACCTCATGAAGTATCACCAAATGTCACTGCTCGAGGCTCATGCCTGGTTGAGGGCATGCAGACCTATAATTAGGCCCAACAACGGATTCTGGAAGCAGCTGATTGAGTATGAAGATGGACTCTTTGGAAAAACTAGCATCAAAATGGTGATGTCACCGCTGGGAGTTGTCCCAGACATATATGAAAAAGAAACAAGAGGAATGATCCCTTGTTGA